Within the Anguilla rostrata isolate EN2019 chromosome 6, ASM1855537v3, whole genome shotgun sequence genome, the region CGCTGGAGTCCGTGGGCGAGGCGCaggtcgccgcggcgaccgaGCTGCCGCTGGACAGGATCTGCGGGCTGAACGCGGGCATGACGTTCGACGTGCCGTCCCGCCGGCCCGTGGCGCTGACGGTGGAGGAGGACCCCGCATCGGATTCGCGACGGCGCTCCGCGGACTCGGACCGGTCCCTGCTGTCCAGTCTCCGGGCGTCCTCGCCCTCCGGGCTGGTGGACCTGACGCACGTCCTGGGCCGGCACCGGCGGTCCGACCCCAGCCCGCTGCTCTACCTGCGGCCCCGCGACACGCTAACGGGCTCCGGCCAGGACTCCTCCCACCTGATCGTGGTGACCTTCGACCGCAAGGCCACCACCTCCCGGAGGCTGGCCGTGCCCGGCATCCTGGTGCCCGACATCATCGCCCTGGACCCCAGCGGCCGCGCCGTCGCCGTGGCGTCCAACACCTGCAGCGTGGTGCTGGTGTACGCCGTATCCGCGGCGACCATGCCCAAGCTGCAGCAGATCCAGCTGCAGAAGAACGAGAGGCCGAAGGGCATGCGTTTCCTTGGCGACCGCCGGCTCCTCCTCATGGTGGGGCAGCAGAAGGCCAGTGACTCCGCCTTCCTGCCCTCCTCCAGCACCGACAAGTACGTGGTCCGCCTGCTCACCAGGGACCTGGAGTACGACGACGAGGCGTCCGGCCAGCTGCCTGCGCAAAATCCGCACTACCCCAGCTTCAGCTTCCCCGGGGCCCGGAGGGGCTCGGAGAACGTCTCCAGGGGGGAGCGTTTCGGGGGGATTACGGAGCTGGTGCTGCCGAGCGGGGCGCTGGCGCCCCCCCTAGTAGGGAGGAGGAGGCTGATAGAGGAGGTGCAGAGCGAGGAGGAGCCCAGCCCCACCGTCAGCCTGACCGACTTCTCCGACCGCgtctcctccagcacctcctccatCGCCGTGGAAACCTTGTCCGCGGAGCCCGGCGGGGGCGTGGCCGGCCTGCTGGTGGGCGGGCGTGGCCCGGGGAGCCGGGAGTCCAGCCGGTGCGGTTCCCCGCGGTTCGCGCCCGCAGACCGTCCCGCAGAGCAGCACACCCAGGACACGGAGCGGATATTCGCCCGCTTCGCAGAGATGCAGCAGCGCGTATCCAAAATCCAAGACTACGTCCTGAACGGGAGGAGGGCCTCCAGCTGCTACCCGTCCCGCGCAGAGGCCCCCTACGTCATCGTCTCCTGCCAGGTACCCGTCTGTCTTACAAGCCCTTAACCACTGAAGTTGTAAAATcgcaaatgtgtgattagaaagttcttaactgaacattctagtgctgatggAACAATCTCTACTGGTGATTCAccaagttctagaacactgactatgAACTTGGAAAAATTCTTCAAAGGTTCAGAAACTATGACCAAGCCTGAGAAAGTCCAGGTGTGCTGTTTTCCCCACTGATCCGTCGTATGTTGTCACAGAATGTTTGTGACACCTCATAATCTGCTGAAATAATTCTCTTGAGGAAATggtacaatattaattaaattaacgGCAAACTGATCGCTGTATAAACGGCTTGATCAATAGCCATCTGATTAGAAAGCCAGTAGTGAGATTTAAATCTGTAGATTAAACATGATGCTGGTGATGTCTGAAATGTATAGGCATATCCAAACagtctgtatttttaaagtgaTGTATGTGTAGTTTTAAATGTAACGGTTGGTGGGCTCGGAGAGACGATggttagcattttttttcctggggtttACTGAAGTGATGATGCCAGCAGCTGTCGGATTATTTTGACACCGCTGACCTCGTTCTCTGGTcctggggggtaggggggactGACCTCTGTTTCGTGCACGCAAACCGCGGTTGCTAACAGCGACCGATCTCGTGTGGTGTGCGTTCCGTTGCCTTGGCAGACATTTGTACCTGTCTTTGCCTGCTGTAACTTAATACCTGTGCTAAAACATAAAGTTggttcatctctctcttcccccccctcccctgtctctctccctttcttccccctgctccccctctctccccccttctcccctctctctctcccctcttccttcctccccctcccactctccccttcccctctcccactgcagAAGCAGGTGTCTGAGACTGTGTTCATAGAGGACAGGAggcctgtgctgctctgtgagggtAAACTGTGCCTGCGTGTGCTGCAGGACCTCTTCAACATGCAGGTGCTGGAGATGCTACATGGTGAGTCACACGCTACACGCCACATGCTACATGCCACACGTGTCTGTCGgtgtgtctgtcggtgtgtCTATAGATGTGTTGCTGTAGGTGCGTGTCTGTCGTGTTGGGGGCTGGACACCTGAATGCGCAGGTCACCTTCAGCTCCACAAAAAAGAAGTTACAGAAACTTTTTGAGGGTGATCTGGTGACTTTTCTGCTCTGTAGAGGGCATATAGCGTTTCTTAGAATTTTCCCAGATTTGATCCGGTGTGTTCTGGCTTTTTCCCCAGGCTCGCTGTGGGTCGTCCTGGTGCCCGACGCGGACGGGTTTGTGCCGCTGACGTTCGAACCGAAGGAGGAGCTCACGGTGCGGAACGGCAAGCGGAAATTACCCAGGTCCCCCGGCGACGGTGACACCCCGTCCTGATTGGGTGTGGAGCAGAGCCCTGTAGAGCCACAGAGttctgctgcttttttattatttttacctgaAAATCAGCAACGGATTCGGACCCAGGAAACCAGGTGGGCTGAATTACCTGTAATCTGCTGCTGTAATCACTccattaagtgctgagtaacagtgAAAACCAGTAGATTCCACAGACCATCAGGACAAAGTGATGTTGCTGttactgctccccctgctggctgctCAGTGAACTGAAGACAGAACATCCAGCCTGTGACCTGTGATGGGACCTTCTCACTTCATCCCGGGGATTCAGGTTCTTCTTCCTCTGATGAAGTACAGatcatcctcatcctctctctttctgtcagtttaaaaaaaaaataagatccGAATGGGAACAGAGTGGTGTTTGTGTACCTGAGTATTGTTCTAGAATAAAACTAGAGtttcattcagtgtttttttattttggcagggCCAAGTCATGTGCCTTACACTGTATTTCATAACATCATAACACCAGGATTAATGAAGCTAATTTAGcccattatgtttttattaaaaacccaCACTGAGGGAAAACTCTGTTCAGTATAATCATATTCAATaagcatttagattttttttttcagtaagcattttagacatttatttaatattaacatATTTCTTTTGGTGTTGCAGTTGAAGCACTCCCACTATTTTTCTCAGGTTATTTTCCTCCGTAGTTATTGGCACGTGTCCCTCTGTGGCCATGGTTACGACTGCACTTGTACATCACGCTCATGTGAAAGACCGCTCTGTCTcttctgatatttatttattgaaataaacttTAAACACCGCTGTGCtcttttgttacttttttcGGGTTAAGTGGCCACTGTTCGGTACTTAGTTTTGTTGCGCGTTTTGTGCGAAAACCCATCTTGGCAGCAGAAGACGCGCGACCGGATTGGCTGTCTGAGAAGATGCCCTTCTGCTCATGAGGGGATGATCCAGTTTGATTTAGGGGATGACATCATCTAATTCCTGTTCTTAGATTGATCCAGTCTTTTCCCCTGTAATCCCATTCACTCGCTGGGACCGTTAACAATTTGTGTGGCCGTTACGCTAACAAACTCCAAGGGCGCGAGCCAGAATGGAATCGCGTGCGTCTTCAAAACAAAGACGGAAAGCGGCGTAATGAACGATAGCGAGCAGAATCCGGAGTTGGGCCGGTCTCCTCTCGGTGGCGACCACAGATGCTCTGAACTTTTGAAAAAGAACGAAGAAGCTCGTTTTTCGCTAACAGTCCTTAAACATTAGGTTCTAGCCAACAGTATTTTGGTCATGGCGTCGGTTTGGCTTGAAATGCCACCACAAACTGAAGCCCCGCCTACACAAGATTATGACTTGTCGGAAATAACTACTCATTGGTTCACGACAAAGGGCACCTCCTCCATTTTATTGAGCAACAACGTCACACCACAGTAATGTGTCTTCAATCAATACTCAATAATGATCCCAGTTATGGGATGgaaaaaaatagtgaaatagttattaaacattaatttatataaataatttatatatatatatgatagcAATACAGTACAGGTTCAAGTAAAAATATAGAAACTTCAATGttcatattaaaacatacaaataattcTTTCCCAGTGTAATATACACTAATAGTAGATCATTTTCCCAGGCAGTGGAATATAAAGTGTCCCAGGTAGAGTCTGGTTTCGGGGGGTcccaggtggggggggtgggtgtgtgtcaCACTTCACCCCTCAGGTCCTCTGCTTCACTTCCTGTGCCGAGACCCTGTTCCCTGTGAAGGGCACAATGATAATTGCGTGTCAAAACAAGGGTGGGGAATTCCAGACCTGGAAGGTCGATGTGTacgcagggatttgtttccgcCAATTACCagtggctaaatgagctaactgggtgtacacactgacactgtctCACTGGTTCACTCGAAGATTAGATCACAGTTCAtttagggacacaagaacagtctttggctgtcattcatgcgcttaccaagaaatgtagctaaaatatcAGGTGGCGTAAACGTTACAGCTAATTAAGTacagtaattaaggccagaggttgccatgggaaccagaaacattttttaaatgaaaaataaaagcttgctGTTGTTTAGTCAGACTCATTCCTTGTACCCctggctgccatggcaacggcaTTACCTGAGCGGGTCGTACCTGAGCTGGTCCAGAGAGAGCTTGTTCTTCTGACGCACCTCCTCTGTGATTGGGTAGAAGAGGAGGATGGCCAGGCCAATCAGGATGAAGGCTACGGGAGCTGCACCCATCAGCAATTTGAGGGTGTAGACCACGGGTTCGGGCTGTTGGCAGTGCCTTGTTTTGTACCCAGCGAACCTGCAACCAAACGGACCAATCAGGTGCTGCGCCCttcatatcccagcatgcaccgctgTACATCCACACAGCACACTCCTGGGCAGGCAGTTGTCTGAGAACTCTGATAAGTGCATGTATTCACAGCTGGTGTGATGTGGTGCATTTAACCAGCATATGCTCATAAGAGGAGTGAGATTATGGCTCATGGCGAGCATTCAGAGCTGGTCTGATGCTTATGGCTGAGGCGCAGGTTCTCTAAAGGGACGGAAActcactgcagagagagcatGGAGACGCCCAGCGATATCCCCGAAGCGAACTTGGTGAAGAAGACGTAGAAGGAGTAGAAGATGGCCTCGTGCCCCCGAGAGTCGGGGTTCGCCCGCCTGAAATCGTCCACCACGTCCGGGAGCATCGACCTGCGACCACACGACACGTCCCGCGGGTTAGCAACGAGGCACGACACAAACGTTTCCCCCAAAATCTGTGTCCTGCAGTGCTTCTCATCGGGATGTTAGATTAAAGGAGTAAAgaaactggaagctctgttgtGTGACCCCAGCTCCTCTGAACTCCTCCCAGCACCCCAGACTTTGACCTTTCACCCCTGGTCTTCCCACCAATGGCAGTcactcaccatggcaacagcatcGAGGCGGCTATGCTCAGTCCGGACGCCACGGCAACCACGTACGCCACCACGAGGTTGGGAAAGCAGACCAGCAAGATGGTGAAGGGCACCATCCACTGAaagacatgcacaaaaacaaaacatgataaACGTGAACACGGGAGTCAAAACCAGGATTGGGCACTGTTTGATCACGACTTGATTAATGGAAATATCAAGCCGTAGAAATGCATTGTGTGAAAATGCTAATTgtataatttcagtttaaatgagCACCTACTGAATGCACAGTTTAAAATTAAGCAGTCGTTATTCACCGGCAGTGATTAACAATGTCACCACAGGGTGGCGCTAGATGAGAGGAAACTGGATGCCGAACAAATGCACAGGATGAATGGGGGTCAGGAATATGGAGCCTTTTTACACCTATGAGTTAGACCTCAGTAGATTTCAAGGTTGAAGGGAAAAGGCACAACACAGGGTCTGCGGTCCGTGGCtgcagtctggggggggggggggggttggtacgTGGCTGCAGTCTGAGGgggggacgtgggggggggggggagaccgcTTACCGTGATGCCGCAGTACGCCGCCGTCTTCTTGCCGAACCGCCCCAGGAACCACTGCCACAGCGGAATGCTCACCGCCGCCGATATCTGCGCCAAGACCGGAtttcggggttttttttttttgttttaattgttgtttttatttttagttttgtgcAGACTGCAAGAACAGCACTAAATTCTCCGCAAGGGACCTTTTCCATTCACGATTTTCCCACTTAAGTCACCATGGAGTATGGATTTACTGGAGCCTACAGGTCAACAGCTACGTGAAACTCAAATTATGCGTGATTATGAAATTATGCGTGGTCATTTGATGTGAAGTATGCAATGACTGACTATCGGTTATCTTACCCTATAAAACAAATACTCATACTTCCTATTGCTACTGTTAAGGCTGCCATAATGACTGAGATCATGGCTAATCGCACATTTCACAATATATAGGGTACCGTTGAAGTTGGCTAAACATACATGATTAGATATCATGTTAATTtacaggaaaacaaatgttacatttttcttgAAGGTACTCTTGAAATGAAACTTAAACAATAGGTTTTTTGTACTacaaaataactgtaaaaaaatccAGCACTCACCAGTATGATCAGCACGATGTAATGGAAGTGGTCTCGAAGGTCAACCGCGTACGTACAGAAGAGCACGAAGTTACTCTGCACCAGCTGCGGACACGAAggatcagccaatcacaatcaCCGCTCAACATTACCCACAACCCCCCGGGCACACGGATGAATTTGACAGACCGCACTCAGGAATGAGCCGGTGCATAATAAACACTGATCAACACTGATCAGTTTGCCGCTAAAAGACAAACATTTCCTTCATTATAGTATACAGTAgcaaggcggccattttggcatTGGCACTAATGGCTTgactgagagagtgtgtctcgctatttaattgtaattattaaatAGCAAGTGTGCTATTTAATAAAGAACATATAGCAAAGAAAAAACTTGTCTTTTGAGTGCTGAACACAGGCCAGCTCTTCACCCCACGCTTCCAAAACTTGGCCGTGTTTGGCGAACGGGGGCCTGGCAGAAAATATAAGACGGGACGCCTGCGACCGTCGACTCATTCTTTAGGGAAGTAAAGATGCAGGATGTGGTTTTGCTCGGCCCGTGAAAAAGGCGCGGAGGAGCCTCCGAAATCTGGCCGACCCGCCGAGGTTCCCCCACGGGGGCGTGGGGCGGGGTGGCGGAGAGACCATGCGGTGCGTCGCTGGGCGGGGAGGGGTCGGCCAGACTCACAGAGAAACCATGTGGCGTGTCACAGGCCAAAGCCCCAGACGTAAGCACacatttactctctctctcccctctgagCTCCAGCTAACTTTGAAAAGACTGAGATGTCAACTGAGTCTGAActcagggtcaattaacccaACCCAAGTGTCTGCCGATCCAGACTGTTAGGAAGGGCGCTTGTTTTGTGGTGAACAGAATGAGACTAAAGTCTGATACTACTGCTGCTCATTTGAGCCACTTAAGTGAGTAATAAAGATGTTTATTCACAGGTATACATTGACAGTGGAGccattaacatttaattaagGGACTTCAGTAATGAATCTTATTtgagtgggggtgagggtggggatgAGAGTGGGGGTAAGCAGGGTGAGTGTGGGGTTGAGTTGGGGGTGAGTGTGGGGATGAGTgggccgggcgggggggtgtgagagTGGGGATAAGCAGGGTGAGTGTGGGgttgagttggggggggggtgtgagagtaGGGGGGGTTAAGCGGTTACCTGGATAGCCACGCCAATGAAGAGGAAGGCGGCGGTCAGCGTGAGGTAGGGCCAGTGCCGCATCACCAGGAGGAACCCCTTGTGGAACGGGATAGGCTTCCCTGTGCTTCGTGCGTACGGGTCTGCCAATAGCAATACACATTACATCATCACCAGCCAATCATGTGGGTCCAAACATCCCTTACATCatcatcagccaatcatgtgggTCCAAACATCCATTACATAATTATCATCCAATCATGTTAGCCTCTGTGAAGACGAGTGTGATGGGGTGGGTCCTAACAAATAACATTATaggcctgatttactaaaacCTTTAGCACGTGCAAAACCATTTAGCTCACGCGAAACCAATAaaatgaccaatgattggtcatggcaTTTGTtgtgcaccaatcattggttgtgttattagttttgcgtgCGCTAAAGGCCATAGTATATCAGGCCCCATACACTGAGAATTTGCCTCAACATTTCAACCCAGCCTGAGACTCACCGTCTTTCTCTTTGACCCCCAGGAACATCACGAGGGTGCAAAGCAGGAAGATGCCTCCTATCACTCCCGCGGCTATCATATACATCTCCTTCTgtaggggagagaggagagacgctTTCACTGCATTGCTTTTCACTGATGAGAAGGAGAGAACTGCCATGTATGCGCATAATCAGAatctcaaaatgtatttctctttcAGCTTCAAATGATTCATTTCTCGTTTTTTGAGGGTCAACTTTGTTCGGGAAAaagtgactttttaaaaacacagcgcATATGCATTTGCAATCTTTTCCGAGACTTCAGtagtatccccccccccccccaaaaaaacaaaacaggcagcTAACCCAATCGCCACTCAGCGTAGTCACTGCagttatgtttattatttctaCATTGACCACACCACTGAGTGGTTTATTATTTCAGACTGAACGCGAAACTACTCTCAGTTTCCATAAATCGCGGAagggcggggtgtgtgtgtgtgtgtgtgtgtgtgtgtgtgtgtgccccggGCTGATAAGCAGCCGCTCCACAGAGGCGGTGTGGAATGCTGGCCCGGGACAGGGCTTGCAGACAGGCCACAGGACTTTGCCCATTCGCCCGGTTAGAATGCACAAACAGGGCTTACTAAGGTCAgcctcctctccatctccaaACAGTCGACGCCCAGAGTCAGCCGCTTGGGAATAACCTCCTAAGACCTGGGTCTTCATCTGAAGTCTCTGGTCTCGGTCTTAAGAACCATATATCCTACTATGCTCAAATATACaataatgaatttattaaatataatataaatataatacacgGCTCAGCTTAGTAGCTCTTGATTTAGGGGTCTGAAGGGGTCCAGTTATGACGAGCAGCTGTGACTGGTGATTGGACCGCTTACCGCATGAGAGAGGAAGTCGGAtatgggggtgatgtgggcggAGCCGTTGTTCTCCAGGGGCGTGGCTGTCAGGTTGTGGGCGGAGCAGTGATTCCGCGTGTGGGCGCTGGCCACGATCTGGCCCTGTACCGCGGCCCCCACCAGCGTCCCCAAAACCTCCATCGTCatccctgcagacacagcatGTTAGAGACTACAGCCACAGTAGCCTAAGTGTTGgggttagcattagcacagGTACCTACTGTAGCCCCACAGACAGTAGTAGCCTAAATGCtggtgttagcattagcacaggTACCTACTGTAGCCCACAGACAGTACTAGCCTAAATGCTGgggttagcattagcacagGTACTTACTGAAGCCCTGCAAACAGCAGTAGCCTAAATGCTAGTGTTGGCATTAGCACAGGTACCTACTGTAGCCCACAGACAGTACTAGCCTAAATGCTGgggttagcattagcacagGTACTTACTGAAGCCCTGCAAACAGCAGTAGCCTAaatgttagcgttagcattagcacaggTACCTACTGTAGGCCCACAGACAGCAGTAGCCTGAATGCtggtgttagcattagcacaggTACTTACTGTAGGCTGTGGCAGAGTCTCGCTCCTTCTGATTGGCGCTCAGGAACATGGTGAGGGCGGAGTACGGCACATGAAaacactgtggggggggggggggggtgaaggggggacACAGGCGATGCGGTCAGAGACATAAGAATCCCCAAAATTACAGGCCTCCACTTTAAACCCCCAGGGTCCCTTCTGTTGCGTTCGGGGCCTTGGTGACCCCGTTTGACTGGTTTATTGGCTCCTTTAAATAATCCCCAGCGTTTCCCAGGGACCTGCTTATTTGTGTTTGCCAGGCACTGGGCCATCCTGCCAACCAGGACCACAAATCACCTCTCGCTTTATGCAAACAGAACCACTGTACTCCTCTGAGCTGACCAGAAGCTAAGTCGCTTCTGGTCATACACGTAGGTTTGTGGGTagacacagcaaaatgtccagtgttgattcaactctaacagtattaattcaactcttggTAGATAACACTGGGTctcacattccagagtgggacacaatccaaatgttatctgttaagagttgaatgaacactgtcagagttgacttaacaccggacattttactgtgcagggcGACATGCCACCTCCAATcttttcatatgaattaataatttaaaaaaaaattctaaatactATCATTAGGGCAGCTTCGGTGaacatacattaaaactgaTGGCGTAACAACGATAAATATAACTGCATTCGTAAATGTTGTAGTACCGTATAATATAagctaaaacttttttttccggtaagatttaaattatgcatttttctgatttaGATTCGTGATAGTTTTCCCTTGCGTCGCCCAGGATAGTAGGCCTTTCTGGGTGTTTCTTAATTCGCTCGTAATCCCGGCATCTCCTCCCTTTGTAATTTGCGCGAGAGTGGAGTCAGCATTGCGGCTAACCGAACGACCGAAAGACGACCAAAAATAAACCTGTTTATGAAAGGCCTTTACAGCGTTCTCCCTGCCTTGCTTTGTGCCATAATGCAAGAGGCATGTCATTTGCGGATAATTGTTGGACCGTTATTTACGGAACCAGGCCGGGTCGGAATGGCTAAATGACTCAACAATATTGGAGGAAAAACTTTTTAATCAGTTTTCTCGACCCGGAAAGTGTgcgattgtttttgtatgttaaatgttcacatttttcgTGGAATCCTGTTGTTTTTGACCAGTCCAAATGGATGTAGCGGGGCAGCAGCGCCAGCAGTTGTTTGAAGCCTCGCGCAAAACAATAAGCGAAAAAAGCTAAAAGCGGAAACCGGCATTTACACGCTGCTGAGGTTCCCAGCCCCACAAACCGCGCGCATTTATCAAGCAGTTAGGATGCCATGTCATTACAGCGCACCGCACTGCGGGCTGCGCGTCCCCGCTACTATAAAACACATGTTCAAGAGAAGAGCATCGGGGTTAGAATCGGGGTGGACCTTAGTAACGCAAAAAACACAGTAAACCGCAAAGAAAATACTGTATGATGTTGAAGGTATGTTCTGATCTTACTGTTCAGCGAACTCTGTATTGATGACTACTGTACAGACATACGTACATGCAGCAACTGTGAGTTTTCCAACATTCAGCGATGGCTGTTGTGAGCACAGTTTCTTTTTCACAGGGTTGCCAACTCCACACTTTCATGCTCGGTATCACACTCTCCCTAATTAAGCTGCTCCCCGATTAAACAAAGTATGTTTCAGCTCACAGGACAAGGTGCACAGTAAATTGTTCAGTGCTGAATCAGCTCTTAGCTCTTAGCGTTGacttaacactggacattttactgtgtaagagTGGTTCGCGAACATTATACAGAGAGACTGTTGATTGGCTGCTTATGTTTGACAGCACCACCCGACCCTGGTTCGCAATGTCAATCTCCGCTGAACGAGGGTGCGTTTGGGTCAGTGTGAAGAGTCACAAAATCAGCACCTCCAGCCCAGACACACTCAATCAACGTGGAGAGTCCTGGCACTCTTTTGACTCCACCACCCCCTGCATTCCCATTGTTGAAGAAAGTTACACAATCATTCTCAGGCAGGTGCTTTCATGcactaagtgcataccaaaggctGATAAGGAACAATACGCATTCTGTagcagttatccatagccataaacagtccagcacacacagtaagcacaggctaggtcagagagttaTTGTAAATCAAACTAGAATGAAGCATGACGACAAGctgcaacatcaagataacgacaCAGGTGTagtataagtgctggatggagatacaagAATAACATGAAAGTGATAGAGGAACAAGATAGAAGATCCTAGATCACTAGATATGCTTACCGCGATGAGGGTTTGATACAGGCAGTAGAAACTCAGGTACCAGACGAACTTCCCGCTGGAGAAGGGCGGGACGTACCAGAGGTAAAAATAGGAGATCACCACAAACGGAGTGCACCCCACCATCCTGCAGGAGAGCCAGAGGGGAGAGAACTCATAACCACCAGGTTACATCCACAACAGGTACTCTTACCTATAGCAGGGGATCTGAACTCATAACCACCTGTTTATATCCACAAAATGTACTATTACCTATAGCAGGGATCTGAACTCATAACCACCTGTTTATATCCACAACAGGTAGTATGTATTCATTATTACTAAACCCGCAATTGATAAATTAATGTGCTTGACTGACACCATTCTTGGGTCTGAAATGGTTGCAGATTTTTAGGAGAAAACAATTACACACCCTACAGCTTTCCACAACCAGgaccccagacacacacacacacacacacacacacacacaccctgactcATGCAGTTGTTTCGCGTGTAAAGTGCACAGAGCTGCCTGTTCTGGCACCCTCCATGTCTCTGTGCAGAGCCAGCACAGGGCCGCCGGGCCTTGTGTTCCCATGGCGATTGTTTGACAGACAAAGGGCTGTCCGTGCGCATGCCGCAGTAAAGCATGCTGGGTCATGGGTCTCGCGGagagacacgggggggggggggggggggggaggggggtggggcattcTGAATGGGTCCGTTAGAACATTCTGTAAGATGGCTTGCAGGACCAGCAGTGGAAAGATCCACTCTGCCAAAACAGTGTCCATTCGAATGGGGAACAAAGGGGTCTAAAGTCCGCCTCTCCCCACTCCCCGCTCTACACATCAAGTGCTTCTAGAATCAGATTTGGTCATTCACTGTGAGACTCAGTCAGCAGccttttataaaacaaacacacacaaaccacactgtaatccctcagtctctctttttctctaaaCAAGCAAGTTAAAGGCAGAAAAACAGACACGGTACGGTGTGCGGCACTcgtgaagaaaaaatgcatgcagtttCTGTTCTGTCCTGTAGGTGGCCACAGACGCAGAAACAGGGGATTGCATCCCATCAATCAACTATCAGTTATATGAGGTCTAagtacgtgtgtgagtgcgtgtgtgtgtgggtgcatgtttgtgtgtgtgtatctgagtgtgtgtatgtgtttgtgtgtgtgtgtgtgtgtgtgtgtcggaggAGTGCACGTGGTAAGATGGCTTGTACCAAAGTTGCAGGTCGATTCTGGACTGCGTTGTACTGACAGGTACTtacaaattgcttcagtatatatccagctgtataaatggatacaataaaatgctatgtaaaagttgtgtaagtcgctctggataagagcgtctgctaaatgcctgtaatgtaatgtaatgtaatgtgtgtgggcatgtttgtgtgtgtatctgactgtgtgtgggtttgtttgtttgtgtgtgtggtatgcgtGTGGGTGGGGTACGTGATAATGAACAGGATGTGGTGCTGAG harbors:
- the wdcp gene encoding WD repeat and coiled-coil-containing protein; amino-acid sequence: MDLGKVKLPRTGLNTLQQAIHPVHGIAWTDGKQVCLTSFQCADGAEPQFGDTNVIGQFEHVLGLRWGPLCCADSPALLALQHKKHVTVWQLQLSTAEQSKLLCTQTCELGEPFPLLAQGCVWHPRADALALLTRRDASVLWSVRGDAQRVRAEIRGGGLVHCACWTGDGARLVVAVGTALHCYAWNDAERTLAPCGLCPVFDVGGYVCALESVGEAQVAAATELPLDRICGLNAGMTFDVPSRRPVALTVEEDPASDSRRRSADSDRSLLSSLRASSPSGLVDLTHVLGRHRRSDPSPLLYLRPRDTLTGSGQDSSHLIVVTFDRKATTSRRLAVPGILVPDIIALDPSGRAVAVASNTCSVVLVYAVSAATMPKLQQIQLQKNERPKGMRFLGDRRLLLMVGQQKASDSAFLPSSSTDKYVVRLLTRDLEYDDEASGQLPAQNPHYPSFSFPGARRGSENVSRGERFGGITELVLPSGALAPPLVGRRRLIEEVQSEEEPSPTVSLTDFSDRVSSSTSSIAVETLSAEPGGGVAGLLVGGRGPGSRESSRCGSPRFAPADRPAEQHTQDTERIFARFAEMQQRVSKIQDYVLNGRRASSCYPSRAEAPYVIVSCQKQVSETVFIEDRRPVLLCEGKLCLRVLQDLFNMQVLEMLHGSLWVVLVPDADGFVPLTFEPKEELTVRNGKRKLPRSPGDGDTPS
- the mfsd2b gene encoding major facilitator superfamily domain-containing protein 2B, which produces MAKREKLACGSSDQLLNPAEPHFSKPLQQTEERLTICSKICFAIGGAPSQIAGSATAFFLQIYLLDVAQINPFHASVVLFVGKAWGAAMDPLVGFFITKSKWTRIGRLMPWMVGCTPFVVISYFYLWYVPPFSSGKFVWYLSFYCLYQTLIACFHVPYSALTMFLSANQKERDSATAYRMTMEVLGTLVGAAVQGQIVASAHTRNHCSAHNLTATPLENNGSAHITPISDFLSHAKEMYMIAAGVIGGIFLLCTLVMFLGVKEKDDPYARSTGKPIPFHKGFLLVMRHWPYLTLTAAFLFIGVAIQLVQSNFVLFCTYAVDLRDHFHYIVLIILISAAVSIPLWQWFLGRFGKKTAAYCGITWMVPFTILLVCFPNLVVAYVVAVASGLSIAASMLLPWSMLPDVVDDFRRANPDSRGHEAIFYSFYVFFTKFASGISLGVSMLSLQFAGYKTRHCQQPEPVVYTLKLLMGAAPVAFILIGLAILLFYPITEEVRQKNKLSLDQLREQGLGTGSEAEDLRGEV